CCAAGGCCTTTGGCGAAAAGCTAGCCAAGGGGCGGGGCGGTCGCGGCAGCAGCGGCCGCGGTAAACGCGGCGGGAGAAGGTAATGGCAGAATTGTCTCGGAAACTGGCGCTTTACGCAAGCTACCAAACAGGGGAAGACCTCCCCGGTTACATTCGCTTTGCGCTCAAGCACCTCGCCGAGACGGACTTCAAGGTGGTGCTGCTCACCAACGAGCGCAAGCTCTCGCAGGCCACCTACGAGTTCATCGCCGACAACAACATTGAACTGTTCCTCACGCAAAACCGCGGGTTCGACTTTGGCATGTGGCACCGCTACCTCAAAATGCAAGCCGACTGCACACCCACCACGCCCGGGAGCGGCATGCAGCGCATTGAGCGCCTGCTCTTGCTGAACGACTCCATCGTCTATTACAAGAACATTTTCCCAAACGCGCTGGCGCGCGCCGAAGAGAGCAAGGCCGACGCCATCTCGCTCACCAGCAGCACCGAGCACAGCCCGCACCTGCAATCGTTCTTTTTGTACCTCAAGCCGTCCGCGCTGGGGGCGTTCTACATGCACCTCTTCGAGACGCCCGAGCAAAACGAATTCTACGACGTGGTGAACCAGCTGGAAATCGGCCTGAGCGAAGCCTTTAGCGAATCGGGCGTGTACATGGACAGCCTTTACCAAACCGAACGCCAAGCGCTGTTCGCCTACAAGGAACTCATTGCGCAGGGGGCGGGATTTGTAAAGCGCAAGCTTTTGCAGCACCGGTTCAACACCATCGAGAAAAAGCACTTTGTGCGCTTCAAGGCGTACGACGCCCTCGTAGCGGACTACACGTCGCTCATCCAGGACGCGGGCGTGGACGCAGACTTCAAAATGGAATGGCTCCCCAGGCCAAGCGACGTCGAACTTTCCAAGCGCGTGCTGAGCACCGTAAAGCTCAACGCCTACCGCTATGTGGGCTGGCCGCTTTTGCGTACCGCCATCAAGGCGAAGTACAAGCTGCTCGGCAAGCCTCTCGAAGGCGACGAGTACAAGTAGCCTCGTCACCTTAGGTTCTAATCCTCAGATGTCGAGCGAGCGGTCTGAGCGGTCTCTGTGAGCCAGAGGCGGCTCATCATAATGAGCCGTCGAGGCGAGAGCGAGCGCCTACCGGAGTAATTTAATCCCCGAGTGAAGCGCGAGCGGTCTTAAAAAAAGTGGTTACCTGGATGGAATCTTTCTCCTCCTGTCCCCTCTCATAACGAGTATATTCCAGAGTCCAGGTAACCGTAGTATCTGCTTTTAGCGTGTTATCTCTTTCAATTTGGTAATAATGTTCTTGGGGGCCCCACTTCTCCGGCCATTTCACATCCGAAATTATCTTGTCTTTGGCGATGACACCGATTTGTACCTGTTCCCGGACCGTCAGCGGAAACCCGTGAAAACGCAATTCCGAATTGATTTCAAGGTAGTCCTTGCCTCCCAACAGGGAATCGCTCACATCCAGTGTATCGAAGAAATCCCGTATCTCGGTCGAATCGAACGGGAACCTTCCCGGATCATAGACGCGCTCCGGCGGGATATAGTCGGTCGCACGACTTTCGCCGTAATTGATAAACGTCGTATCGTGCTTGAAACTGTACAAATCCATGTAGAACGTATCCTTGACAACCGTATCGGTAATTGTGACATGGCAATGGACGGTATCTATAACGAAAACCTCGTAGTCCAGAGGGTCATAAGAAATCAATGGACCATCTATGGGAATCAGGATAAGGTCAGTCGAAGAATATCGACACGAAAGATCATTCTCCCCGACATCACACTTCAATTGCGACGAATATTTGGTCACCGTATCGATTGCGCCGGCCGTATCCCTGTACACGAACGATGTATAGGAACTCCCCTCTTTTTCAATCACCCTTTCCGCCGTATCGCGGAAGATAGTGACCGTATCGTGATGATAAATTACCTCCCTATCCCCACAGTATTCCGGCTTATCGCCAGACACCTGCGGTCCAGTCTTTTCGCCGGTTTCGCCTTGCGGCTCGGTCGGCGAGGTATCCTCTTGCGAGCATGCCACCATGAAGGCGGCTAGAAGGGCCACAAAAAGTAGGCCCCTTGTCCGCACGTGTCTCATTATTTTCTCCTTTTGTCCCATTTTTCAAGCACTCCCCTTTCTTTTCTTATAAAATAATTTATTTCGAAGAAAAAAAAATAGGCAATTTTCGCCCTGCAAGAATCTTGTATACAAAGTCACAGGATTCTGCAAAAAGCCCCCGCCCCAGTGAGCCAGAGGCGGCTCATCATAATGAGCCGTCGAGGCGAGAGCGAGCGCTTGTCGGAGTAATTTAATCCCCGAGTGAAGCGCGAGCGGTCGATATGTGAGCAACAAAGCCCTCGGGTATTAACCGAGGGCGGTTGCGAGAGCGAGCGCTTGCCGGAGTAATTTAATCCCCGAGTGATGCGCGAGCGGTCTTAAAAGAAACCCCCGCCCCAGCGGGGGGGGGGGGCGAGGGTGACTACATAAATTTCAGGAAAGTTTTACTTGACGATCTTGGCGTCCTGCACGTCCTTACCCTTGAGCTTTGCGCTGGCACCGTCGGCAGGGGCGAGGTTCTTGTTGATAATCTTGTACTGGGCAATGCTCCAGAAGTTGCTCACAATCCAGTAGAGCACAAGGCCCGATGGCATCACCGCGCTAAAGAAGAACATCATCGCGGGCATCATCCAGGTCATCATCTTTTGCTGAGCGGGGTCCATGCCGGCGCTGTTGCCCATGGTGACCTTCGTCTGGAAGTAGGTGGTGACCACCATGATCCACGGGAGGATGGCGATACCGGCAGGCATAATGAAGGGAATCGTGAATCCGTCGAACACCACATCGCTGCGGCTGAGGTCGCTAATCCAGAGGAATGCCGGCATACCGCGGAGCTCAATAGCGCGGCCGAGCACAAAGAAGAGGCCCATGAAGATAGGCATTTGGATGAGCATCGGGAGGCAGCCGCCGGTGCAACTCGCCATGGGGTTGATGTTGTTCTTGCTGTAGAGTTCCATGATGGCGGCCTGCTTCTTTTGCGGGTCGCTGCGATACTTCACGTTGATTTCGTCGAGCTGCGGTTTGAGCTTAGCCATGCCGCGGGTCGACTTGAGCTGCTTCACAGTGAACGGCGTGGTAATGGCGCGCACAATGAACGTCACGAGGATAATCGCCACGCCGTAGTTGGGAATGGCCTCGTAGAACAGCTTGAGAAGCTTGAGGAGCATTTTGCAAATCCACACAAACCAAACGTCGGCGCCGCACCAGGACCAGCCGCTCACAATGACCTTCTCGTAATCCTTGTTGAGCGCCTCGACCTCGGCCCACTGAAGCGGGAGCACCATAAAGCTGTAGCTCAGGGAATCGCTGTTACGCAGGTAGTCGCTCAGAGCAATCTTGTAGGTGCCCGGATCCTTATCGTTGTCGTCGACCTTCATGAACTTGGTCGAGAGCGTGGCAGGCACGGCCTCGTCGAACTGGACCGTCATGGCGACGTACTTGCGGCGCATGCCCGCCCATATGATTTTGCCGTCTTCCTTATTGAACACCTCGGCGTCGCGGACCATTTCGCGTTCCACGCTGTAGGTGGTGTTGAAAATGACTTCGCTAAAGAAGTAGCTCGCCCCGCCAAAGCTCTTGCCCTTCGGGATCTCCTCGGTCTCCCTCATACCGCCGTTCCAGCTGAGTTCGTACTCGCCCGGCCTGAAGCCCAGGAACTTGTTGCTTTGGCGGACGGCAACCCCCTCCTTGGTAAAGTGGTAGTTGCGAACGACCTGGTTGCCGTTGGCGTCCTTGAAGGTGAAAGAAACAGTAGTGTCG
This region of Fibrobacter sp. UWP2 genomic DNA includes:
- a CDS encoding YidC/Oxa1 family insertase periplasmic-domain containing protein is translated as MNKNTLIGSILIAGIMLWWMTTSTSNAEAQAAAQAKARAAAAAEAAKPDSADELVLPAQTGTPEMKAAPVLGAAPALNTAAGDSAGVADTSAVADSAKADTVAAPAITPRTVTVETDKFIMTLTNKGGKVQSVIVKALPDSAGHFPELIQDTTLGALDLKLGKADLSEALFDVNGAPEWITVDTDTTVSFTFKDANGNQVVRNYHFTKEGVAVRQSNKFLGFRPGEYELSWNGGMRETEEIPKGKSFGGASYFFSEVIFNTTYSVEREMVRDAEVFNKEDGKIIWAGMRRKYVAMTVQFDEAVPATLSTKFMKVDDNDKDPGTYKIALSDYLRNSDSLSYSFMVLPLQWAEVEALNKDYEKVIVSGWSWCGADVWFVWICKMLLKLLKLFYEAIPNYGVAIILVTFIVRAITTPFTVKQLKSTRGMAKLKPQLDEINVKYRSDPQKKQAAIMELYSKNNINPMASCTGGCLPMLIQMPIFMGLFFVLGRAIELRGMPAFLWISDLSRSDVVFDGFTIPFIMPAGIAILPWIMVVTTYFQTKVTMGNSAGMDPAQQKMMTWMMPAMMFFFSAVMPSGLVLYWIVSNFWSIAQYKIINKNLAPADGASAKLKGKDVQDAKIVK